One stretch of Pelmatolapia mariae isolate MD_Pm_ZW linkage group LG3_W, Pm_UMD_F_2, whole genome shotgun sequence DNA includes these proteins:
- the LOC135932507 gene encoding neoverrucotoxin subunit beta-like, with protein sequence MGIESLSGCLITEEGCTSLASALSFNPSHLRELDLSYNHPGDSGMKQLLAGLKDPGWRLDTLRVEPAGVRWLRPGLRKYSCQLTIDTNTVNTNLKLSDNNKMVTGVKEVQSYPDHPDRFEVWSQLLCRNGLTGRCYWEVEWSGHVYISVSYRRIRRKGDSYDCLFGNNDQSWSLICSEDGPYSTTHNKISAPISPSSSSSSVSNRVAVYVDSPAGTLSFYRVSSDTLIHLHTFNTTFTETLYPGFRLYSYPPGASVRLC encoded by the exons ATGGGCATAGAAAG tctgtcaggctgtctgatcacagaggaaggctgtacttctctggcctcagctctgagcttcaacccctcccatctgagagagctggatctgagctacaatcatccaggtgactcaggAATGAAGCAGCTGttggctggactgaaggatccaggctggagactggacactctcag ggtggagcctgctggagtccgatggttgagaccaggtctgaggaagt attcctgtcaactcacaatcgacacaaacacagtaaacacaaacctcaaactgtctgacaacaacaagaTGGTAACAGGTGTgaaggaggttcagtcatatcctgatcatccagacagatttgaagTTTGgtctcagctgctgtgtagaaatggtctgactggtcgctgttactgggaggtcgagtggagcgGACACgtttatatatcagtgagttacagaagaatcaggAGAAAAGGAGACAGTTATGACTGTTTGTTTGGAaacaatgatcagtcctggagtctgatcTGCTCTGAAGATGGTCCTTATTCCACCACTCATAATAAGATATCAGCCCCCAtctccccctcttcctcctcttcctctgtctctaacagagtagcgGTGTATGTGGACtctcctgctggcactctgtccttctacagagtctcctctgacactctgatccacctccacaccttcaacaccaccttcactgaaactctttatcctgggtttagaCTCTATTCTTATCCTCCTGGTGCCTCAGTGCGTCTGTGCTGa
- the LOC134624323 gene encoding protein NLRC3-like: MVILGTTTKNFQWCQPMLKFKLKKKFQRVFEGIAKAGNPNPLNQIYTELHITEGGTAEMNNEHEVRQIETASRKPDRPETTIRKEDIFKASPGKDEPIRTVLTKGVAGIGKTVLTQKYTLDWAEDKANQDIQFIFPFTFRELNVLKEEKFSLVELVHHFFTETKEAGICSFEDFQVVFIFDGLDECRLPLDFHKTTILTDPRKSTSVDVLLINLIRGKLLPSAHLWITTRPAAANQIPCDCVDMVTEIRGFIDPQKEEYFRKRFRDKEQASRIISHIKTSRSLHIMCHIPVFCWITATVLEDVLETRERGQLPKTPTEMYIHFLVVQAKVKKVKYDGGAETDPLWSPESRKMIESLGKLAFDQLQKGNLIFYESDLTECGIDIRAASVYSGVFTQIFKEERGLYQDKVFCFIHLSVQEFLAALHVHLTFINSGFNLLEEQQRTSKKSQTRESAEKHFYQSAVDKALQSPNGHLDLFLRFLLGLSLQTNQAILHGLLPQTGGSSQTNQKTVQYIKKKLSENLSAEKSLNLFHCLNELNDRSLVEEIQQSLRSGSLSTDKVSPAQWSALVFILLSSEKDLDVFDLKKYSASEEALLRLLPVVNVSNIAL; encoded by the coding sequence ATGGTTATTTTAGGAACCACAACAAAAAATTTCCAATGGTGTCAGCCCATGCTTAAATTTAAGctaaagaagaagttccagCGTGTCTTTGAggggatcgctaaagcaggaaacccaaaccctctgaatcagatctacacagagctccacatcacagagggagggactgcagagatGAATAATGAACacgaggtcagacagattgaaacagcatccaggaaaccagacagaccagaaacaacaataagaaaagaagacatctttaaagcctcacctggaaaagatgaaccaatcagaacagtgctgacaaagggagtggctggcattgggaaaacagtcttaacacagaaatacaccctggactgggctgaagacaaagccaaccaggacatccagttcatatttccattcactttcagagagctgaatgtgctgaaagaggaaaaattcagcttggtggaacttgttcatcacttctttactgaaaccaaagaagcaggaatctgcagctttgaagacttccaggttgtgttcatctttgatggtctggatgagtgtcgacttcctctggacttccacaaaactacaatcctaactgaccctagaaagtccacctcagtggatgtgctgctgataaacctgatcagggggaaactgcttccctctgctcacctctggataaccacacgacctgcagcagccaatcagatcccctGTGACTGTGTTGACATGGTGACAGAGATCAGAGGGTTCattgacccacagaaggaggagtacttcaggaagagattcagagataaggagcaggccagcaggatcatctcccacatcaagacatcaagaagcctccacatcatgtgccacatcccagtcttctgctggatcactgctacagttctggaggatgtgctggaaaccagagagagaggacagctgcccaagaccccaactgagatgtacatccacttcctggtggttcaggccaaagtgaagaaggtcaagtatgacggaggagctgagacagatccactctggagtccagagagcaggaagatgattgagtctctgggaaaactggcttttgatcaactgcagaaaggaaacctgatcttctatgaatcagacctgacagagtgtggcatcgatatcagagcagcctcagtgtactcaggggtgttcacacagatctttaaagaggagagaggactgtaccaggacaaggtgttctgcttcatccatctgagtgtgcaggagtttctggctgctcttcatgtccatctgaccttcatcaactctggattcaatctgctggaagaacaacaaagaACCTCCAAGAAGTCTCAAACAAGAGAATCTGCAGAGAAACACTTCTACCAGAGTGCTGTAGACAAGGctttacagagtccaaatggacacctggacttgttcctccgcttcctcctgggtctttcactgcagaccaatcaaGCTATCCTACATGGCCTGCTGCCACAGACAGGAGgtagctcacagaccaatcagaaaacagtccagtacatcaagaaaaagctcagtgagaatctgtctgcagagaaaagcctCAATCTGTTCCATTGTCTGAATGAACtaaatgatcgttctctagtggaggagatccaacagtccctgagatcaggaagtctctccacagataaagtgtctcctgctcagtggtcagctctggtcttcatcttactgtcatcagaaaaagatctggatgtgtttgacctgaaaaaatactctgcttcagaggaggctcttctgaggctgctgccagtggtcaacgTCTCCAACATAGCTCTGTAA